Proteins encoded by one window of Novipirellula artificiosorum:
- a CDS encoding sulfatase family protein, translating to MRLISLAQVLSTLLLTTCTSLAAEQPPNVVLIFADDLGYGDLGCYGATKVQTPNIDQLAAEGRRFTDAHSASAVCTPSRYGLLTGEYPARKNIWGPAPITSPLLVDTEKLTIADVFKQSGYNTAAVGKWHLGFGKGTNGWKQPLRPGPLDLGFDYFFGVPLVNSAPPYVFVENDQVYGRVVEDPLVYLGRKPGDKASPITPLTEQHGNRVPNFFGGAEAAHKLYNDFTLGTTLAERATHWIGEQSDKPFFLYLSTTNIHHPFTPAPHFQGTSQCGLYGDFIHELDWIVGKVMTALEEKGVAENTLVILTSDNGGMFNHGGQKAFEMGHRVNGELLGFKFGVWEGGHRVPFIARWPGRIEPGTTSTQLISGVDMLATFAALTQQSLSKEQRADSVNVLTALMGDPEFPLRDTLVLCPNKPTHLAIRKGKWVYIGAQGAGGFKGGPGDHAAGGPVCASFVGSVNSDIEDGRIQPDAPPAQLYDLDADLNQTRNLYSDYPERVKEMSTLLATYAPPRPRPRNAKSNAAVPGNPAKKTAAMPSIRAASFDFESGKLKPWIVTKGNFGHPIGSRDFFFGDKGEYNKQGKYYLTTLEGSADAAKGSDSQTGVIVSPPFIPKGGPMTFRVGGGSGKGTYVALCTAEGAELKKAHGINNQMMQTVDWDLTPYAGTKLFLKVVDESTSGWGHITVDNFQFDAEVLLQSSEPAALTAGSAP from the coding sequence ATGAGATTGATTTCACTCGCTCAAGTTCTGAGCACCCTTCTGCTGACGACTTGTACGTCCCTCGCAGCGGAGCAACCGCCCAACGTCGTTCTGATTTTCGCCGATGATCTTGGCTACGGCGACCTCGGTTGCTATGGCGCAACGAAGGTGCAGACGCCCAACATCGATCAGCTTGCTGCCGAAGGACGTCGTTTCACGGATGCTCATTCAGCATCGGCCGTTTGCACTCCTTCTCGCTATGGTTTGCTGACGGGAGAGTATCCCGCGCGAAAGAACATATGGGGGCCCGCGCCGATCACCTCGCCGCTTCTTGTTGACACCGAAAAGCTCACCATTGCCGATGTATTCAAACAGAGTGGTTACAACACAGCTGCTGTGGGAAAATGGCATCTAGGATTTGGTAAGGGAACGAACGGCTGGAAGCAACCGTTGCGGCCAGGGCCACTGGATCTTGGTTTCGACTACTTTTTTGGCGTCCCTCTTGTGAACAGTGCTCCGCCGTACGTCTTTGTGGAGAATGACCAGGTCTACGGTCGTGTTGTAGAGGATCCGCTTGTCTACTTGGGGCGTAAACCGGGTGACAAGGCCAGCCCCATCACTCCACTGACCGAACAGCACGGCAATCGCGTCCCCAACTTTTTTGGCGGCGCAGAAGCAGCTCACAAACTCTATAACGACTTCACATTGGGGACGACGCTGGCCGAGCGGGCGACCCATTGGATCGGTGAACAGTCGGATAAGCCGTTTTTTCTCTACCTCTCCACTACCAACATCCATCATCCGTTTACGCCGGCTCCCCATTTTCAGGGAACCAGTCAATGTGGTCTGTATGGAGACTTCATCCACGAGCTGGACTGGATCGTTGGCAAGGTCATGACGGCGCTTGAAGAGAAGGGCGTCGCGGAGAATACGCTCGTGATCTTAACCAGTGACAACGGCGGTATGTTCAATCACGGTGGCCAGAAAGCCTTCGAGATGGGGCACCGAGTGAACGGTGAACTGCTGGGGTTTAAGTTTGGTGTCTGGGAAGGCGGGCATCGCGTACCGTTCATCGCCCGATGGCCCGGCCGGATCGAACCGGGGACCACCTCCACACAGCTGATTAGTGGTGTGGATATGTTGGCCACCTTTGCCGCACTCACGCAGCAGAGCTTGAGCAAAGAGCAGCGTGCAGACAGTGTCAACGTTCTGACTGCACTGATGGGTGATCCAGAGTTTCCTTTGCGAGACACGCTTGTCCTTTGTCCCAACAAGCCCACTCATCTTGCCATTCGCAAGGGAAAGTGGGTCTACATCGGCGCTCAGGGTGCTGGAGGCTTTAAGGGCGGGCCTGGTGATCATGCTGCTGGCGGACCGGTGTGTGCATCCTTTGTCGGAAGCGTGAACAGCGATATCGAGGACGGCCGGATCCAGCCCGATGCGCCACCCGCTCAGCTCTACGATCTGGATGCGGATCTGAACCAGACGCGAAATCTGTATAGCGACTATCCTGAGAGGGTAAAGGAAATGAGCACGCTCCTTGCAACCTACGCACCGCCGAGGCCTCGTCCGCGGAATGCGAAATCTAATGCAGCTGTGCCGGGCAACCCTGCAAAGAAGACGGCGGCAATGCCAAGTATCCGAGCCGCGTCGTTCGACTTCGAGTCGGGCAAGCTGAAACCATGGATCGTGACAAAAGGGAACTTCGGACATCCAATCGGCAGTCGCGATTTCTTCTTCGGTGATAAGGGAGAATACAACAAGCAGGGTAAGTACTACCTGACCACGCTTGAAGGCAGTGCCGATGCAGCCAAAGGATCGGACTCACAAACCGGAGTGATCGTCTCGCCGCCGTTTATTCCCAAAGGTGGCCCAATGACTTTCCGCGTCGGCGGGGGGAGTGGGAAAGGCACTTATGTCGCCTTGTGCACCGCCGAGGGCGCCGAACTGAAAAAGGCACACGGAATCAACAACCAGATGATGCAAACGGTTGATTGGGATCTGACGCCCTATGCCGGCACCAAGTTGTTTCTCAAAGTCGTCGATGAATCGACAAGCGGTTGGGGCCACATCACCGTCGACAATTTTCAGTTCGATGCGGAAGTGCTATTGCAGTCTTCTGAGCCGGCGGCGCTTACCGCGGGTTCGGCACCCTAA
- a CDS encoding Gfo/Idh/MocA family protein yields MDRRAFLTATSTTLALSSVAAAATSRKARVGVIGHTGRGNYGHGLDTVWLHVPEATVIGVADPDESGLAQAMKRLGTEDGFADYRAMLEAVKPEVVAICPRHPDQRRDMIIASIEAGAKGVYVEKPFCRTPAEADDVIAVAEEHRAKIAIAHRNRYHPTLRVIDKLMADGELGKVLEIRGRGKGDQRGGGEDLWVLGSHTLNLINYFGGKPLTCSAVMKQDGRRVTGADVKQGNEALGPLAGNEVHARYEMERGMIAYFDSIANDETRNQGFGLQIIGSKGIVAMRCDLHPLAHFVPGNPFEPTDKPRPWIPISSAGVGQPEPCTDLEEMISHHGSPARDLLTSMGTERQPLCNAYEGRTIVEMICGVFVSHRQEGAAVEFPLKERGNALATR; encoded by the coding sequence ATGGACCGCCGTGCTTTCCTCACTGCCACTTCGACCACGCTCGCTCTGTCCTCGGTCGCTGCGGCCGCCACCTCCCGTAAAGCACGCGTTGGTGTCATCGGTCATACGGGACGCGGCAATTATGGGCACGGGCTTGATACGGTTTGGCTGCACGTTCCCGAAGCGACGGTCATCGGCGTTGCAGACCCGGATGAAAGCGGGCTCGCGCAAGCAATGAAACGGCTCGGCACGGAGGACGGCTTCGCCGACTATCGGGCGATGTTGGAGGCGGTCAAACCAGAGGTCGTCGCCATCTGCCCGCGACATCCCGACCAGCGACGCGACATGATCATCGCGTCGATCGAGGCGGGAGCGAAAGGCGTCTACGTCGAGAAACCGTTCTGCCGGACTCCCGCGGAAGCAGACGATGTCATCGCCGTTGCCGAAGAGCACCGGGCAAAAATCGCTATCGCCCACCGCAACCGCTACCACCCGACACTGCGAGTGATCGACAAGTTGATGGCCGACGGCGAGCTCGGCAAGGTGCTCGAAATCCGCGGCCGCGGCAAAGGAGATCAACGGGGTGGCGGCGAGGACTTGTGGGTGCTCGGTTCGCACACGCTGAATTTGATCAACTACTTCGGCGGCAAACCGCTGACCTGTTCGGCGGTGATGAAGCAGGACGGGCGTCGTGTCACCGGGGCTGATGTGAAGCAGGGCAACGAAGCCTTGGGGCCGTTGGCCGGCAACGAAGTCCATGCGAGGTATGAGATGGAACGTGGCATGATTGCGTACTTTGATTCGATCGCCAACGACGAGACTCGCAATCAGGGATTTGGCCTGCAGATCATCGGCAGCAAAGGCATCGTGGCGATGAGGTGCGATCTTCACCCGTTAGCTCACTTCGTGCCCGGCAACCCATTTGAACCGACCGACAAACCGCGTCCATGGATTCCGATCTCATCGGCCGGGGTCGGGCAACCGGAACCATGCACTGACCTGGAGGAGATGATCTCGCATCATGGCAGCCCGGCACGCGACCTTCTTACTTCGATGGGAACGGAGCGGCAGCCGCTTTGCAACGCTTACGAAGGCCGGACGATCGTCGAGATGATCTGTGGTGTGTTCGTGTCGCACCGGCAGGAAGGAGCCGCGGTCGAGTTTCCGCTGAAGGAGCGAGGCAATGCGCTCGCCACACGATGA
- a CDS encoding 3-keto-disaccharide hydrolase, giving the protein MLFDGSNFDAWKPFSFQWINPNDDQKEIQWKLVDGEAMQIAFEVEGKRRKQFLCTKEKFGDYRLHLEFQLPKEGDGNSGVFFGPLYELQLLNRLEKESPGLGDCGAIYQIRIPDVNAALPRGEWQTIDLEYQAAQIGANGFMTEKGAARVTVRLNGTLIHDDFKLALRRNKYAAFPEEPLSPIVLQEHGSPVKFRNIWIVNQSPSKEAAPNMSTLSTSEEPLLK; this is encoded by the coding sequence GTGCTTTTCGATGGGTCGAACTTTGATGCTTGGAAGCCGTTCTCGTTTCAGTGGATCAATCCGAACGACGATCAAAAAGAGATTCAGTGGAAGCTTGTCGATGGCGAGGCAATGCAGATCGCCTTTGAAGTCGAAGGCAAACGTCGGAAACAGTTTCTCTGTACGAAAGAGAAATTCGGCGACTACCGCCTGCATCTGGAGTTTCAGTTACCCAAAGAAGGCGACGGCAACAGCGGAGTATTCTTCGGACCGTTGTATGAACTGCAGCTGCTGAACCGTCTAGAAAAGGAAAGCCCTGGCTTGGGTGACTGCGGTGCGATCTATCAAATCCGTATCCCTGACGTGAACGCAGCGCTCCCACGGGGTGAGTGGCAAACCATCGATTTGGAATACCAAGCGGCGCAGATTGGCGCAAATGGATTCATGACTGAAAAGGGCGCGGCCCGTGTAACGGTGCGGCTAAACGGCACGTTGATCCACGACGACTTCAAACTGGCGCTGCGGCGGAACAAGTACGCCGCTTTCCCAGAGGAACCGCTTTCGCCGATCGTGTTGCAGGAGCACGGCTCCCCTGTGAAGTTCAGGAATATCTGGATCGTCAACCAATCGCCGAGCAAAGAAGCAGCGCCGAACATGTCGACTCTGTCGACATCCGAAGAACCTCTTTTGAAATAG
- a CDS encoding sulfatase family protein: MRMLLMLHGVAGFANADQKPNIILLLADDLGCGDLSCFGSPAVKTPNLDRLAKEGTQFTRFYAASAVCSPTRASVLTGRYPLRFGITKHFNDVDRWLPESATTVAELLKEAGYNTAHVGKWHLGGLHVDAQGRRLGNQPGPRQHGLDFYQTQIEQQPVRGRMGQERTLFRQGGTVLLRNDQHVSEDDPYFSKHLTDANGDFAIELIEKLAADPKPFFINLWWLVPHKPYEPAPEPHWSGNQAEGISEDQHCFRSMVGHMDAKVGQILNKLDELGIADNTLILFTSDNGAAYEGFIGELKGGKTDLHDGGLRVPMVVRWPAAIPAGQTSDAFGHTNDLLPTFCEAAGVDLPGTLPIDGLSLLPHMKGARPPSAELRGTVFWQLDLYKKIQRHDPKPKPYATEVAKRGKWKLLALDGKPVELFDVESDPNEQRNVIGEHPELVTTLTAQLNEWLSAPRTTR; the protein is encoded by the coding sequence ATGAGGATGCTACTCATGCTGCATGGCGTGGCGGGATTTGCAAACGCCGACCAGAAGCCCAACATCATTTTACTGTTGGCAGACGACCTTGGTTGCGGAGATCTGTCTTGTTTCGGCAGTCCCGCCGTCAAAACACCTAACCTTGATCGTCTCGCGAAGGAGGGGACGCAGTTCACGCGTTTCTATGCCGCCTCGGCGGTCTGCTCACCGACTCGAGCCTCGGTGTTGACCGGTCGATATCCCCTGCGATTTGGTATCACGAAGCACTTCAATGATGTGGATCGTTGGCTGCCCGAGTCGGCGACGACCGTTGCCGAACTTCTCAAGGAGGCTGGCTACAACACCGCACACGTGGGCAAGTGGCATCTGGGTGGCCTGCATGTCGATGCACAGGGGAGGCGGCTGGGCAATCAACCCGGACCGCGTCAGCACGGGCTCGACTTCTATCAAACGCAGATTGAGCAACAACCTGTTCGCGGCCGTATGGGGCAAGAACGAACGCTCTTTCGACAGGGCGGAACAGTGCTCCTCCGCAACGACCAGCATGTCAGCGAAGATGATCCGTACTTTTCAAAACACTTAACCGATGCAAACGGCGACTTTGCGATCGAGTTGATCGAAAAACTAGCTGCCGATCCGAAGCCATTCTTTATCAACTTGTGGTGGCTGGTTCCCCATAAACCCTATGAACCTGCTCCGGAGCCGCATTGGTCGGGTAATCAAGCGGAGGGCATCAGCGAGGATCAGCATTGCTTCCGCTCGATGGTCGGGCACATGGACGCCAAAGTAGGCCAGATCCTCAACAAGCTTGATGAACTGGGAATCGCGGACAACACACTCATCCTCTTCACCAGTGATAACGGAGCAGCCTACGAAGGCTTCATCGGAGAGCTAAAGGGTGGCAAGACCGACCTGCATGATGGGGGACTGCGAGTACCGATGGTGGTGCGGTGGCCCGCGGCGATTCCAGCCGGTCAAACGTCCGATGCTTTTGGTCATACGAATGATCTGCTGCCCACATTCTGCGAAGCAGCCGGAGTCGATTTGCCGGGAACGTTGCCGATCGATGGACTAAGCCTGTTGCCTCACATGAAGGGCGCGCGTCCGCCGAGTGCCGAACTGCGGGGCACGGTCTTCTGGCAACTCGACCTCTATAAGAAGATTCAACGCCACGATCCGAAACCCAAACCGTATGCGACCGAAGTCGCAAAGCGAGGCAAATGGAAGTTGCTCGCTCTCGACGGAAAGCCTGTGGAGTTGTTTGACGTCGAATCCGATCCGAATGAGCAGCGAAACGTCATCGGCGAACATCCTGAGCTGGTTACAACGCTGACGGCCCAACTTAACGAGTGGCTCAGCGCCCCACGGACAACTCGGTAA
- a CDS encoding alpha/beta hydrolase family protein, with translation MKNTAIVLAVLTFLFPTVLRADQNATQPLVLSKMGIMFVGGHAVEMPAGGRSGGGGTQTQIAGQAPVHYLIPPAEKSKGKLPVVMIPGMGLTSYLYLSTPDGRDGWASIFAKAGFPVYVFDDPYNAISGFEIGKFNEVKSGAADVSELPNIMLWANESTWRRWGIGPEPGVPAENTRFPVQHISQFHASMTPVISAGGGRGGDAGGGFAGRSGGRGGATDSATPIGRRGRGGRGGTVDRGNGKAARSNPKVKALIHLLERVGPATLVIHSASGPTGFEATRLRPDLVKSIVAIEVTGSPTDPDDISIHFADKHFIGVYGDNFNLRPMAGRYEASETMAKQIRAAGGKGEVIWLPKLGIQGNSHLLMQDNNNAEIAQMLIERLH, from the coding sequence ATGAAAAACACTGCAATTGTTCTCGCCGTTTTGACTTTTCTGTTTCCTACCGTTTTACGGGCGGATCAAAACGCCACTCAGCCGCTAGTCTTGTCCAAGATGGGCATCATGTTCGTCGGTGGGCATGCCGTCGAGATGCCTGCAGGCGGACGTTCTGGTGGGGGAGGAACGCAAACTCAAATTGCCGGTCAAGCTCCCGTTCACTACTTAATCCCTCCGGCTGAAAAGAGCAAAGGCAAGTTGCCGGTCGTCATGATACCCGGCATGGGGCTGACATCGTATCTCTATTTGAGCACCCCCGATGGTCGCGATGGATGGGCTTCGATATTCGCGAAGGCGGGTTTTCCTGTCTACGTCTTCGATGATCCATACAATGCAATCTCAGGATTCGAAATTGGCAAGTTCAACGAAGTCAAGTCGGGAGCTGCTGACGTGAGCGAACTCCCCAACATTATGTTGTGGGCTAACGAAAGCACATGGCGACGCTGGGGCATAGGCCCGGAACCAGGAGTACCGGCGGAGAACACTCGCTTTCCTGTCCAGCACATCTCCCAGTTCCATGCTTCGATGACACCTGTGATCAGTGCCGGAGGTGGACGGGGCGGGGACGCTGGCGGCGGTTTCGCTGGGCGAAGTGGCGGTCGAGGCGGAGCGACTGATTCGGCAACGCCTATCGGACGGCGCGGACGCGGGGGTCGAGGAGGTACGGTCGACCGAGGCAACGGCAAGGCAGCCCGCAGCAATCCAAAAGTAAAAGCGTTGATTCATTTACTAGAAAGAGTTGGCCCTGCGACACTGGTCATTCATTCCGCCTCCGGCCCCACCGGTTTCGAAGCCACGCGTCTGCGGCCTGATCTTGTTAAGTCAATCGTAGCCATCGAAGTGACCGGCTCACCAACCGACCCCGATGACATCAGCATACATTTCGCCGACAAGCATTTCATTGGTGTCTATGGCGACAATTTCAATCTACGTCCCATGGCAGGGCGTTACGAAGCCAGCGAGACGATGGCCAAGCAGATACGCGCCGCAGGTGGCAAAGGCGAGGTGATTTGGCTACCAAAACTTGGCATCCAAGGGAACTCACACCTGCTGATGCAAGATAACAACAACGCCGAAATCGCTCAAATGCTTATCGAGCGTCTACATTAA
- a CDS encoding alpha-L-fucosidase has translation MSQTRRTTPFVFLAIVFIQTQVAIAAEPRYDGSWESLQKMPVPAWFDDGKIGIFIHWGPYSVIGYRQGGRGYAEHVPKQLYSGQDHYYPYMQKRWGATPPEFGYKDIIPEFKAEHWDPDAWAKLFADVGFKYCVMTAEHHDGWANWDSDLTPWNAMDMGPKRDLVGDLGKALKKQGLKFAPSYHRERHQTFFAKKLYVVNAEPQDDIAEEIRRVPKAASLYGPFGLTKAFVDDYVARWKEIQTKYEPDFLWLDDIPIWTRDGNQVLSGQAKPEVQYFYDQCRLMITDFMNEGAARGAEVYVNNKGGNRNWPAGVGCLEKDNLKLKVIGPKWESCTTFGTSYGYLEGDKYKSIESVIHEMVEVISRNGNFLVNIGPRADGSIPEPQMERLIAMKRWLKVNGEAIYGSRYWKESEQQNEHLAFTTNGKKLFAIKLKKPDASFVITGTAGWDADKIESVRLLGSDANVSSQMTQQGLEITPPADLGQSDHAWTFEIVTDEDQHHPNVIVHDADNVLTGTKEVDLEGRDDAMGRRHPTVTPFVMPGAERVIETAISAAGFTKLPLAVASTWTVTANPTTRNEPLQALCDGELAPSIGPVFGNGVRNGSYKMDLGTTKSVTAITSWSNNYKGFRGAQKLVLYGSDAATDPGWDLSAYTALGTIDTGKSTANYTAASLRAAPNESLGNFRWIVWAVSPVTSTGGGENTAFQEITVEVVES, from the coding sequence ATGAGTCAAACAAGAAGAACGACACCTTTCGTCTTTCTGGCAATTGTTTTTATCCAGACACAAGTCGCGATTGCTGCAGAGCCGCGCTACGACGGCAGTTGGGAGTCGTTGCAGAAAATGCCAGTGCCGGCTTGGTTTGATGACGGAAAGATCGGCATCTTCATTCATTGGGGGCCTTACAGTGTCATTGGCTACCGCCAGGGAGGACGCGGCTATGCCGAGCACGTCCCCAAGCAACTCTATTCAGGGCAAGATCACTACTACCCCTACATGCAAAAGCGCTGGGGAGCGACACCACCAGAGTTCGGCTACAAGGATATCATTCCCGAATTCAAAGCCGAACACTGGGACCCCGATGCGTGGGCAAAGCTATTTGCGGACGTCGGTTTCAAGTATTGCGTGATGACGGCCGAACATCACGACGGCTGGGCAAACTGGGACTCGGACCTCACTCCATGGAACGCGATGGACATGGGTCCGAAACGGGACTTGGTCGGCGATCTGGGAAAAGCATTGAAGAAGCAGGGACTGAAATTTGCACCGTCCTATCATCGTGAACGCCACCAAACCTTTTTTGCAAAGAAACTGTACGTCGTCAATGCGGAGCCGCAGGATGATATTGCCGAAGAAATCCGACGTGTTCCCAAGGCGGCCTCTTTGTATGGGCCGTTCGGATTAACCAAAGCGTTTGTCGACGATTATGTGGCGCGTTGGAAAGAGATTCAGACGAAGTATGAGCCTGATTTCTTGTGGTTAGATGATATCCCGATTTGGACGCGTGACGGAAACCAGGTGCTCTCTGGCCAAGCGAAACCGGAAGTCCAATATTTCTACGATCAGTGTCGGCTGATGATCACGGATTTCATGAACGAGGGGGCAGCGCGCGGGGCAGAGGTTTACGTCAACAATAAAGGGGGCAATCGCAATTGGCCCGCCGGGGTCGGATGTTTGGAGAAAGACAACCTGAAACTCAAAGTGATCGGACCGAAATGGGAAAGCTGCACGACCTTTGGAACGTCGTATGGATATCTGGAAGGCGACAAATACAAGAGCATTGAAAGCGTGATTCACGAGATGGTCGAGGTGATCAGTCGCAACGGAAACTTTCTCGTGAACATTGGCCCGAGGGCAGATGGCAGTATTCCTGAGCCTCAAATGGAACGTCTGATAGCGATGAAGCGTTGGCTGAAGGTCAATGGTGAAGCCATTTATGGTTCGCGTTATTGGAAAGAGAGCGAGCAGCAAAACGAGCATCTGGCTTTCACAACCAACGGGAAAAAGCTATTCGCGATCAAACTCAAAAAGCCCGATGCGTCATTTGTCATCACGGGGACGGCCGGGTGGGACGCGGATAAGATTGAGTCCGTTCGCCTGCTTGGATCCGATGCAAACGTGAGTTCACAAATGACGCAGCAAGGTTTAGAAATCACGCCCCCGGCCGATCTGGGGCAGAGTGATCATGCTTGGACTTTCGAGATCGTGACCGACGAGGACCAGCACCACCCGAACGTGATCGTTCACGATGCAGATAATGTGTTGACGGGAACGAAGGAGGTTGATTTGGAAGGGCGTGATGACGCGATGGGACGCAGGCATCCGACTGTGACACCTTTTGTCATGCCAGGAGCAGAGCGGGTCATCGAAACCGCTATCAGCGCCGCAGGCTTTACGAAGCTTCCGCTGGCTGTAGCTTCCACCTGGACGGTTACGGCAAATCCAACAACCAGGAATGAGCCGCTCCAGGCCCTTTGCGATGGAGAGCTTGCCCCAAGTATCGGACCGGTATTCGGCAACGGTGTTCGAAATGGATCTTACAAGATGGACCTGGGCACAACGAAATCGGTCACCGCCATCACCAGTTGGTCCAATAACTATAAGGGTTTTCGCGGTGCTCAAAAGCTAGTCTTGTACGGCAGCGATGCAGCGACCGATCCCGGCTGGGACCTGAGTGCCTACACTGCGCTTGGCACGATTGATACCGGCAAGTCGACGGCCAACTACACAGCGGCTTCGTTGCGCGCCGCGCCAAATGAATCTCTTGGCAATTTCCGTTGGATTGTGTGGGCCGTTTCACCCGTCACCTCAACTGGCGGTGGTGAGAATACAGCCTTCCAAGAAATTACCGTTGAAGTGGTCGAATCGTGA